The following are encoded in a window of Verrucomicrobiota bacterium genomic DNA:
- a CDS encoding YcxB family protein — MELQYELTTDDSMAYQKHSARRLSAAFRSWPVRLGTVGVFLAGYVVFRLIRPEGTPISQTAKEYFLVMLLALALSIATSMAKRVGAARFLRDIYAGAPRSISVSLALRPDGIASQSDSAVGLLPWHSIRGIEEGEQHIFFLSGFTAIEIIPKRAFRDEQHMRQFLDEMARLRAAAQTQSQG, encoded by the coding sequence ATGGAGCTGCAGTACGAGCTGACGACCGACGACAGCATGGCCTACCAGAAACACTCGGCGCGCAGACTGAGTGCCGCGTTCCGTTCCTGGCCCGTGCGTCTGGGTACTGTGGGCGTCTTCCTGGCGGGCTATGTTGTCTTCCGGCTAATCCGGCCAGAAGGGACTCCGATCTCTCAGACCGCCAAAGAGTACTTCTTGGTCATGCTTCTCGCACTAGCGCTGTCGATCGCTACGAGCATGGCGAAGCGCGTGGGGGCGGCACGCTTCCTCCGCGACATCTATGCTGGCGCGCCACGGTCCATCTCCGTTTCGCTTGCCCTTCGGCCCGACGGAATCGCTTCCCAATCGGACAGTGCGGTGGGTCTTCTCCCGTGGCACAGCATCAGGGGTATCGAAGAAGGGGAGCAGCACATCTTCTTCCTCTCGGGCTTCACGGCGATCGAGATCATCCCCAAGCGCGCCTTCCGCGACGAGCAGCACATGCGCCAGTTCCTCGACGAGATGGCGCGCCTTCGCGCCGCGGCTCAGACGCAGAGCCAGGGGTGA
- a CDS encoding GxxExxY protein, whose amino-acid sequence MKHNDISGIIIDVAMHVHRELGPGLLESVYQKVLAHELRKRDLHVEEEVPIPVEWDGQRMEVGFRADLIVENLVIVELKSVEHITPVFKKALLTYLRLADKRLGLLINFNEELLKDGITRIVNRLQE is encoded by the coding sequence ATGAAGCACAACGACATCTCAGGCATCATCATCGATGTCGCGATGCATGTCCACCGCGAGCTTGGCCCCGGCTTGCTGGAATCGGTCTATCAGAAGGTCTTGGCGCACGAGCTGCGCAAGCGCGATCTGCACGTCGAGGAAGAAGTGCCGATCCCGGTTGAATGGGACGGTCAACGCATGGAAGTCGGCTTCCGCGCCGACCTGATTGTCGAAAACCTCGTGATCGTCGAGCTGAAGTCCGTTGAGCACATCACACCGGTCTTCAAGAAAGCCCTGCTCACCTACCTCCGGCTCGCGGACAAGCGCCTTGGTCTGCTCATCAACTTCAACGAGGAACTGCTCAAAGACGGCATTACGCGCATCGTCAACCGGCTGCAGGAATGA
- a CDS encoding ion transporter — protein MDAVSALKQRTFQILSIPLDGDRLSRAIDVFLMALIVVNVVAVIVGTVEGLPAEAVALLRSFEIYSVIFFTIEYVLRLWTCTVDERYRRPVWGRLRYAVTFMALVDLFAVLPFYLPMLTVVDLRFLRALRLFRVFRLVKLGRYSGALRTLGNVIKGKKAELAMALFGMVILLVISASLIYFAEYKVQPDEFGSIPAALWWGIASITGGAGMLGPVTALGKGVGSIIGLIRVAVFAVPSGILASGFVEEARKRRRTGPANVCPHCGKEIPRGGAEFAE, from the coding sequence GTGGATGCGGTATCTGCCCTCAAACAACGGACCTTCCAGATCCTGAGCATCCCCCTTGACGGCGACCGGCTGAGCCGGGCGATCGACGTGTTTCTCATGGCGCTGATCGTCGTCAACGTCGTCGCCGTGATCGTCGGGACCGTCGAGGGGCTGCCGGCCGAGGCGGTGGCCCTGTTGCGTTCGTTCGAGATCTACTCGGTCATCTTCTTCACGATCGAGTACGTGCTGCGGCTCTGGACGTGCACGGTGGACGAGCGCTACCGCCGGCCGGTATGGGGACGGCTGCGATACGCCGTGACGTTCATGGCGCTCGTCGACCTGTTCGCCGTCCTCCCGTTCTATCTGCCGATGCTGACGGTGGTGGACCTGCGATTCCTGAGGGCGCTGCGGCTGTTCCGTGTGTTCCGGCTCGTCAAGCTCGGGCGGTATTCGGGCGCCCTGCGCACGCTCGGCAACGTGATCAAAGGCAAGAAGGCCGAGCTGGCCATGGCGCTGTTCGGCATGGTTATTCTGCTGGTGATCAGCGCAAGCCTCATCTACTTCGCCGAGTACAAGGTTCAGCCCGACGAGTTCGGCAGCATCCCGGCGGCGCTCTGGTGGGGGATCGCCAGCATCACGGGCGGCGCGGGGATGCTCGGGCCGGTCACCGCGCTCGGCAAGGGCGTCGGGAGCATCATCGGCCTGATCCGCGTCGCCGTCTTCGCCGTCCCGTCCGGCATCCTCGCCTCCGGCTTCGTCGAGGAGGCGCGCAAGAGGCGCCGTACGGGCCCCGCCAATGTCTGCCCGCATTGCGGGAAAGAGATCCCTCGCGGAGGCGCAGAGTTCGCAGAGTAG
- a CDS encoding BatA domain-containing protein, producing the protein MGFLNPWMLIGLAAAGIPVMVHLVFRRKAKVLPFPSIVFLRELDKEVVRRRRVEQWLVMLLRIAVVVLFTLFVAKPYFSSRLFASGASKAVVVIFDDSYSMRVVEGRPLHDKAKDRVLELLSTLDRNDRAGFLSASGIPEHSLNNGALTTDHAALVRHVEALEPGAGAARLNDAFARALDTLHRSKEQNRAIVVVSDLQRRSWMELSLPEGDPGVTLLVVNVAGQASPVNAAVTGLEIVATPERELSRTFTFLTQMKNHSSEEFGGRFTLAPLRGQAIDEGTLSIRAGRTVEKRLKLRAEHQGWYTGRVVIEDDDLALDNARYYALEVGGGLRVGIFDQAAATGAARVRDYDDVFFLGKVLDPLGTHYPFDVTTFASITRDELAKLDVVILPTLPTLDTTAHAALKGWLTRGGGGVCFARPDADMHLATTLFDGEVRPGEIERGLYKIGADQLGLERLLFDVDVYARAPLTIADGSSTVVLATFQDDAPYIVERAAGEGCIVLFGSGYDLDSTNIALRHASLPLMYTLLFRITPQQPARAYVVGDMLPIAPDWRGLIDPRGQAIELSGDVQLAMPGIYAVRADGEGEAARIKYFAVNVDTAEGDLARYTQARQIEGFVPFRKSALIGPDGDLARTLRTLERGAPLWNWFLYAAAVIFLVEVFMANKAGQRV; encoded by the coding sequence ATGGGCTTTCTCAATCCCTGGATGCTCATCGGGCTGGCGGCGGCAGGAATTCCCGTCATGGTCCACCTCGTCTTTCGGCGCAAGGCGAAGGTGCTCCCGTTCCCGTCCATCGTCTTCCTGCGCGAGCTCGACAAGGAGGTCGTGCGCCGCCGCCGCGTCGAGCAATGGCTCGTTATGCTCCTGCGCATCGCTGTCGTCGTGCTCTTCACGTTGTTTGTCGCGAAGCCGTATTTTTCGTCGCGGCTGTTCGCATCGGGCGCATCGAAGGCGGTGGTGGTCATCTTCGACGACTCATACAGCATGCGCGTCGTCGAGGGCCGGCCGCTGCATGACAAGGCCAAGGACCGTGTCCTCGAGCTGCTCTCCACGCTCGACCGCAACGACAGGGCCGGCTTCTTGAGCGCCAGCGGCATTCCGGAGCACTCGCTCAACAACGGCGCGCTCACGACCGATCACGCCGCCCTTGTGCGCCACGTCGAGGCGCTCGAACCCGGCGCCGGCGCCGCGCGTCTCAACGACGCCTTCGCCCGTGCGCTCGACACTCTCCACCGGTCAAAGGAACAGAACCGCGCCATCGTCGTCGTCAGCGACCTCCAGCGCCGCTCATGGATGGAGTTGTCGCTGCCCGAGGGTGATCCCGGCGTGACGCTCCTTGTCGTCAATGTTGCCGGCCAGGCGTCGCCTGTCAACGCCGCCGTCACCGGCCTCGAGATCGTCGCAACGCCCGAGCGCGAGCTGAGCCGTACCTTCACGTTCCTCACGCAGATGAAGAACCACTCGAGCGAGGAGTTCGGCGGCCGATTCACGCTCGCACCGTTGCGCGGCCAGGCAATCGACGAAGGCACGCTGAGTATCCGGGCTGGCCGCACCGTCGAGAAACGGCTCAAGCTCCGCGCCGAGCACCAGGGCTGGTATACGGGCCGAGTCGTCATTGAGGACGACGACTTAGCCTTGGACAATGCCCGCTACTACGCGCTCGAGGTGGGAGGCGGCCTGCGCGTCGGCATCTTCGACCAAGCCGCGGCCACAGGCGCCGCCCGCGTGCGCGACTACGACGACGTGTTCTTTCTCGGCAAGGTGCTCGACCCACTCGGCACGCACTACCCGTTCGATGTCACCACGTTCGCCTCGATCACGCGCGACGAGCTCGCCAAGCTCGATGTGGTGATCCTCCCGACGCTGCCGACGCTCGACACGACCGCCCACGCTGCCCTCAAGGGCTGGCTCACGCGTGGCGGCGGCGGCGTGTGCTTCGCACGCCCGGACGCCGACATGCATCTCGCCACGACGTTGTTCGACGGCGAGGTAAGGCCGGGCGAGATCGAGCGCGGCCTGTACAAGATTGGGGCCGATCAGCTCGGCCTCGAGCGGCTGCTCTTCGACGTCGACGTGTACGCGCGCGCACCGTTGACGATTGCCGACGGCTCGTCGACCGTAGTACTCGCCACGTTCCAGGACGACGCGCCGTACATCGTCGAACGCGCCGCCGGCGAGGGCTGCATCGTGCTCTTCGGTTCGGGCTACGACCTCGACTCGACCAACATCGCGCTGCGCCACGCCTCGCTGCCGCTCATGTACACGCTCCTGTTCCGCATCACGCCGCAGCAACCGGCTCGCGCCTACGTGGTCGGCGACATGCTGCCTATCGCGCCGGACTGGCGCGGGCTGATCGATCCGCGCGGCCAGGCCATCGAGCTGAGCGGCGACGTGCAATTGGCGATGCCCGGCATCTACGCCGTGCGCGCCGACGGCGAGGGCGAGGCTGCACGCATCAAGTATTTCGCCGTCAACGTGGATACGGCCGAGGGTGATCTCGCCCGGTACACGCAAGCGCGCCAGATCGAGGGGTTCGTTCCGTTCCGCAAGTCGGCGCTCATCGGCCCGGACGGCGACCTCGCGCGCACGCTGCGCACGCTCGAGCGCGGCGCGCCGCTCTGGAACTGGTTCCTATACGCGGCCGCCGTCATCTTCCTCGTCGAGGTGTTTATGGCAAACAAGGCCGGACAACGGGTCTAG
- a CDS encoding helix-turn-helix transcriptional regulator, with the protein MPDDPKPPVHIRHYPFPEYPSILCVLESGGPGPQKSDKHSHPWAQINVVLEGHATWYTDEGAFMVGVGDAFLLLPGAPHHAEVDVHGFCRSGTLEFVFGGEQEPHSNPSIPAPGYAGRPRSQAIRWLFDTLSRKPVQRLTWDGFPDWWGRITREEQVVGGPYRALRLEGAMLEALSAFADPALRVTHRGQNEEVRRMERVQEYISENLSTSPLTVNELARVAGMSRSRLTVRFTKEVGMPPHSYVNALRIWTAQTALAGSSSSFAEIAKNVRFSSPQHFSRAFKEATGLTPSEYRRRWAAPWLRDS; encoded by the coding sequence ATGCCGGATGACCCGAAACCGCCAGTTCATATCAGACACTATCCGTTCCCGGAATACCCGAGCATTCTGTGCGTCCTGGAGTCGGGCGGACCGGGCCCGCAGAAGTCCGACAAGCACAGCCATCCCTGGGCGCAGATCAACGTCGTGCTCGAAGGCCACGCGACCTGGTACACGGACGAAGGGGCATTCATGGTGGGAGTCGGCGACGCCTTCCTACTGCTTCCTGGAGCACCCCATCACGCCGAGGTGGACGTCCATGGCTTCTGCCGGTCGGGCACTCTGGAATTCGTTTTCGGCGGCGAACAGGAACCTCACAGCAATCCCAGCATTCCTGCCCCAGGTTATGCCGGACGGCCGCGCTCCCAGGCGATCCGCTGGCTCTTCGACACGCTTTCGCGCAAACCCGTGCAGCGTCTCACATGGGACGGCTTCCCCGACTGGTGGGGGCGGATCACGCGGGAGGAACAGGTTGTCGGCGGGCCATATCGAGCGCTGCGTCTCGAGGGCGCCATGCTCGAGGCGCTCAGCGCCTTCGCCGACCCCGCTCTGCGCGTGACGCATCGAGGCCAGAACGAGGAAGTGCGCAGAATGGAACGCGTGCAGGAATACATCAGCGAGAATCTCTCGACCTCGCCTTTGACGGTGAACGAACTCGCCCGCGTTGCCGGAATGTCGCGATCGAGGCTCACCGTGCGCTTCACCAAGGAGGTGGGCATGCCGCCGCACTCCTACGTCAACGCCCTCCGCATCTGGACCGCCCAGACGGCACTGGCCGGGTCATCCAGCAGCTTCGCCGAAATCGCTAAGAACGTCCGCTTCTCGTCGCCCCAGCATTTCTCACGGGCCTTCAAGGAGGCCACGGGGCTGACGCCCAGCGAGTACCGCCGGCGTTGGGCGGCACCCTGGCTGCGAGACAGCTAA
- a CDS encoding PEP-CTERM sorting domain-containing protein produces MRVFLVLSCVLLCAGSAWAGNIVLDNWDIETNSSGQFGAIDNWGPNGGWAPHAGFFKPNNETLGLYFGFYSAGTTETVGQLTGEVITANTLYEFWSWAMGGGDDVGTLPYQIGYAATDGDLASFVQLATATYELGGTWGQTAGVSYMTGLSGDEIGKQLIVRLGDGSVGGSSDIWFDNFEASKTLVPEPGTIGLLGVGVLGLLAARRKK; encoded by the coding sequence ATGAGAGTATTTCTTGTTCTGAGCTGTGTGCTGCTCTGCGCGGGAAGCGCTTGGGCAGGCAACATCGTCCTGGACAACTGGGACATCGAGACAAACTCGAGCGGGCAGTTCGGTGCGATCGACAACTGGGGTCCCAATGGGGGATGGGCGCCTCACGCGGGTTTCTTCAAGCCCAACAACGAAACTCTGGGGCTCTACTTCGGCTTCTACTCGGCAGGTACAACCGAGACGGTCGGCCAGTTGACGGGCGAGGTTATCACCGCCAACACGCTCTACGAGTTCTGGAGCTGGGCGATGGGCGGCGGCGACGACGTCGGCACACTGCCCTACCAGATCGGATACGCGGCGACGGACGGTGATCTTGCCTCCTTTGTCCAACTCGCGACGGCCACCTACGAGTTGGGCGGCACGTGGGGCCAGACCGCGGGCGTGAGCTACATGACCGGCCTCAGCGGAGACGAGATCGGCAAGCAACTCATCGTTCGCCTCGGCGACGGCTCCGTCGGCGGCTCGAGCGATATCTGGTTCGACAACTTCGAGGCGAGCAAGACGTTGGTTCCTGAACCGGGCACGATTGGGTTGCTCGGTGTCGGCGTGCTTGGCCTGTTGGCCGCTCGCCGGAAGAAGTAG
- a CDS encoding type III pantothenate kinase, translating into MILAVDIGNTKTALGLVEGTEVRARASALTDAQPALTAAWDGLCQTLSETPRLDGVIVCSVVPEATPSVMEAARALTGLEPVEYTAATPIGITVRYEPPSDVGADRLVNAYAAWQLHGLPAIIADIGTALTIDCINAEAEYLGGVIAPGIGISLDALHTRTALLPKVELQPPPRVLGVSTISSIQSGVTHGHMLMIAGLVAKLREELGFGQETQIIITGGYTVILAPRLLEISSLIDPDLTLRGLALIDKRIRPPR; encoded by the coding sequence GTGATCCTTGCGGTCGACATCGGCAACACGAAGACGGCGCTCGGGCTGGTAGAGGGCACCGAGGTGCGGGCGCGTGCGAGCGCATTGACGGACGCCCAGCCGGCCTTGACAGCGGCATGGGACGGGTTGTGTCAGACGCTTAGCGAGACGCCGCGTCTCGACGGAGTCATCGTCTGCTCGGTCGTTCCGGAAGCGACGCCGTCTGTCATGGAGGCCGCACGCGCTCTCACCGGCCTCGAGCCGGTCGAGTACACGGCGGCGACGCCGATCGGGATCACGGTCCGCTACGAGCCGCCGAGCGACGTGGGCGCCGACCGGCTCGTCAACGCATACGCGGCCTGGCAGCTCCACGGCTTGCCGGCCATCATCGCCGACATCGGCACGGCGCTTACCATCGACTGCATCAACGCGGAGGCCGAGTACCTCGGCGGCGTGATCGCCCCCGGCATCGGCATCTCGCTCGATGCGCTGCACACGCGCACGGCGCTGCTCCCCAAGGTCGAGCTCCAGCCCCCGCCGCGTGTGCTCGGCGTCTCAACGATCAGCTCGATCCAGTCCGGGGTGACCCACGGTCACATGCTCATGATCGCCGGCCTGGTAGCCAAACTGCGCGAAGAGCTCGGCTTCGGTCAGGAGACCCAGATCATCATAACCGGCGGCTACACCGTCATCCTGGCCCCGCGACTTCTGGAGATCTCAAGCCTGATCGACCCCGACCTGACGCTCCGCGGCCTGGCGCTCATTGACAAGCGCATCCGCCCGCCCAGGTGA
- a CDS encoding sigma-70 family RNA polymerase sigma factor, whose translation MAEKTRGHDLGELSDEDLMWLLRKENMEAFECLARRYDKKLLNFLFRFVSSREQAEDLVQRTLLKVYHNRLKFRNRGKFSTWMYTIAANLARDHLRRFKKYQFVSLDEPVGENSNIIDFYREPEENKMTSLEEKEMGEIVRIAIDHLPAAQRMAILLSYFEHMSYDDIAQVMSCPKGTVKSKIFRAKARLKELLINYVLAKEGDAAHDVSQGSHTATSVPGKRAVGTGE comes from the coding sequence TTGGCGGAGAAGACAAGAGGTCACGACCTCGGCGAGCTTTCGGACGAGGATCTCATGTGGCTCCTGCGTAAGGAGAACATGGAGGCGTTCGAATGCCTGGCGCGGCGCTATGACAAGAAGCTGCTCAACTTCCTGTTCCGGTTCGTGAGCAGCCGTGAGCAGGCCGAGGACCTTGTGCAGCGCACGCTGCTCAAGGTGTACCACAACCGGCTCAAGTTCAGGAACCGGGGCAAGTTCTCGACGTGGATGTACACGATCGCGGCCAACTTGGCGCGCGACCATCTCAGGAGGTTCAAGAAGTACCAGTTCGTCTCACTCGACGAACCGGTCGGTGAGAACTCGAACATCATCGACTTCTACCGCGAGCCCGAGGAAAACAAGATGACCTCGCTCGAGGAGAAGGAGATGGGCGAGATCGTCAGGATCGCCATCGACCATCTGCCGGCGGCGCAGCGAATGGCCATCCTGCTCAGCTACTTCGAGCACATGAGCTACGACGACATCGCCCAGGTGATGAGTTGCCCCAAGGGCACGGTGAAATCGAAGATCTTCCGCGCCAAGGCGCGGCTCAAAGAACTGCTGATCAACTACGTACTGGCAAAGGAAGGTGACGCAGCGCATGACGTGTCGCAAGGTAGTCACACAGCTACCAGCGTACCTGGCAAGCGAGCTGTCGGAACGGGCGAGTAG
- a CDS encoding zf-HC2 domain-containing protein codes for MTCRKVVTQLPAYLASELSERASSRVEAHLKHCALCTAELGALKRTDQLLATLPQIEPRRDLVGLVMQHIERERDTLPAFKRFLLSLRERQTQLRYAVANVLLVVVLALTIISFENRRRNALLARSGVSDLGGSGAVSDAQTGRTAKRWWPTNWRRFFQERPTLARRLDEETMREINAGFEEARNADASGLEVPGGNVISNEVIPVDAPWILRIGPDGTLIEEYQSAPTKTEAEPVTQPAADQPGGKAAGE; via the coding sequence ATGACGTGTCGCAAGGTAGTCACACAGCTACCAGCGTACCTGGCAAGCGAGCTGTCGGAACGGGCGAGTAGCCGGGTTGAGGCGCACCTGAAGCACTGCGCTCTGTGCACCGCCGAACTCGGCGCGCTGAAGCGGACCGACCAGTTGCTGGCTACGCTGCCCCAGATCGAACCCCGGCGCGATCTGGTCGGCTTGGTGATGCAGCACATCGAACGGGAACGGGACACCCTCCCCGCATTCAAACGTTTTCTTCTTTCGCTGCGCGAACGGCAAACGCAGTTACGCTATGCCGTCGCCAACGTCCTGCTCGTCGTTGTGCTCGCCCTCACCATCATCAGCTTCGAGAACAGGCGCCGCAACGCCCTGCTGGCGCGGTCGGGCGTGAGTGACTTGGGCGGTAGCGGGGCCGTCTCTGACGCCCAGACGGGAAGAACGGCAAAACGATGGTGGCCGACCAACTGGCGCCGGTTTTTTCAGGAACGCCCCACGCTCGCCCGCAGACTGGACGAAGAAACGATGAGGGAGATCAACGCCGGATTCGAGGAAGCTCGCAACGCCGATGCCAGCGGCCTCGAGGTGCCGGGCGGGAATGTGATCTCCAACGAGGTTATTCCCGTCGACGCGCCGTGGATTCTGCGGATCGGCCCCGACGGTACGCTCATCGAGGAGTATCAGTCAGCCCCAACGAAGACCGAGGCGGAGCCGGTAACCCAGCCGGCGGCCGATCAGCCGGGGGGCAAGGCGGCCGGGGAGTAA
- a CDS encoding tetratricopeptide repeat protein gives MPVSRAVLALLALGVAACAWASGPLEEAYRLMAHGEYKEALAKLDAALAEGPTDLSEMTGEQRERTAEILFLMGRGREQLEDYDAALATYSNVTSMFPESASYAGACLALAQLHIRHSEPEKAAAELEKALARGLSAEHEFRAKVFLAEALSIPGTSIQDLERALKLYGELEEKAIRPADVARITYGLGFSFQQKDDWQRAEEYYVAVSQMAPDSLWSAYARMQRITHYRTQQFGKDVALLQKQLRRQHLELRDFVQAGPLAPDLLEAAPMDVKMDGKPIAEIRLPQDAVFTHNGYTVRAGQFVMRQPEQTLIGRQNVTLQHRSQRKAGMQIRAATVSIDLRRRSASFSGDVVFESLPNDPNATPEKIGDFAGIVVNLDTGWLRFRFAEHPH, from the coding sequence ATGCCGGTGTCCAGAGCCGTCCTGGCGCTTCTTGCCCTCGGTGTCGCGGCCTGCGCCTGGGCGTCCGGGCCGCTCGAGGAGGCCTACCGCCTCATGGCCCATGGCGAGTACAAGGAGGCACTCGCCAAGCTCGACGCCGCCCTCGCCGAAGGACCTACTGACCTTTCTGAGATGACCGGTGAACAGAGAGAGCGCACGGCGGAGATCCTCTTCCTGATGGGGCGGGGCCGCGAGCAGCTCGAGGACTATGACGCCGCGCTCGCCACCTACTCCAACGTCACCAGCATGTTCCCCGAGTCAGCCTCCTACGCCGGTGCCTGTCTTGCGCTCGCGCAGCTCCACATTCGGCACAGCGAGCCCGAGAAGGCCGCCGCGGAGCTCGAGAAGGCACTGGCCCGCGGGCTGTCGGCCGAGCACGAGTTTCGAGCGAAGGTCTTCCTGGCCGAGGCCCTGTCCATCCCCGGCACATCCATCCAGGATCTCGAGCGGGCCCTCAAGCTCTACGGCGAGCTCGAGGAGAAGGCGATCAGGCCCGCCGACGTGGCGCGCATCACCTATGGCCTCGGCTTCTCCTTCCAGCAAAAGGACGACTGGCAGCGCGCTGAGGAATACTATGTCGCCGTGTCGCAGATGGCGCCCGATAGCCTCTGGTCGGCCTACGCCCGCATGCAGCGGATCACCCACTATCGCACCCAGCAGTTCGGCAAAGACGTTGCCCTGCTTCAGAAGCAGCTCAGACGCCAGCACCTCGAGTTGCGTGACTTCGTCCAGGCCGGCCCGCTCGCGCCCGATCTCCTCGAGGCGGCCCCCATGGATGTCAAGATGGACGGTAAACCGATCGCCGAGATTCGGCTGCCGCAAGACGCCGTGTTCACCCACAACGGGTACACCGTTCGCGCCGGCCAGTTCGTCATGCGCCAGCCCGAGCAGACGCTGATCGGCCGTCAGAACGTCACGCTCCAGCACCGCAGTCAGAGGAAAGCGGGCATGCAGATCCGGGCCGCAACTGTCAGCATCGACCTGCGCCGTCGCAGCGCCTCGTTCTCCGGTGATGTCGTGTTCGAATCCCTGCCCAATGATCCCAACGCCACGCCGGAGAAGATCGGCGATTTCGCCGGCATTGTCGTCAACCTCGACACCGGCTGGCTGCGGTTCAGGTTTGCGGAACATCCTCACTGA
- a CDS encoding response regulator encodes MEPRQEEVKVLIVDDNKDFTDSLEALLKENGFDVASAQDANTAIAEYRKKVYQAVLLDLKMPGLSGEELLKEFKRIDTDVSIIIMTAYPSIESAVSTIKADAAAYLTKPFEMEECIKAIRDAIAARGIVVPPEREILTGIGKTIREVRRGKGLTQGQLANRTNLSRSLISRIESGSAAPSIPSLYKIAVALNVAIGDLFENVQTTH; translated from the coding sequence ATGGAACCACGTCAGGAAGAAGTCAAGGTACTCATTGTCGATGACAACAAGGACTTCACCGACTCGCTCGAAGCCTTGTTGAAGGAAAACGGCTTTGACGTCGCCAGCGCGCAGGACGCGAACACGGCGATCGCCGAGTACCGCAAGAAGGTCTACCAGGCCGTGCTGCTGGACCTGAAGATGCCGGGGTTGTCAGGCGAGGAGTTGCTCAAGGAGTTCAAGCGGATCGACACGGACGTGTCGATCATCATCATGACCGCCTACCCGTCCATCGAGTCGGCCGTGAGCACGATCAAGGCCGACGCAGCCGCCTACTTGACGAAGCCGTTCGAGATGGAGGAGTGCATCAAGGCGATCCGCGACGCGATCGCCGCGCGCGGCATCGTTGTCCCGCCCGAGCGCGAGATCCTGACGGGCATCGGCAAGACGATCCGTGAGGTGCGCCGCGGCAAGGGCCTCACTCAAGGCCAGCTCGCCAATCGCACCAACTTGTCGCGCAGCCTGATTTCCCGCATCGAGTCGGGTTCGGCGGCCCCGTCGATCCCCTCGCTGTACAAGATCGCCGTGGCCCTCAACGTGGCGATCGGCGACCTGTTTGAGAACGTGCAGACGACCCACTAG
- a CDS encoding gamma-glutamyl-gamma-aminobutyrate hydrolase family protein codes for MGSPLIGVTTRTYFIRQGAGEPQSEVNLAACTYIRAVEQAGGVPVLLPLVADEEAIRRLLDLVGGVILTGGWDIDPGLYGQEPHEMLQKIDVRKDEMERVLADMLLDEPKPVLAICRGAGMLNIAAGGTLHQDISLAVEKPVKHDYHSATPTAAHSVRIEARSRLARIVGGTELRVNSLHHQCIARLAERFVPTAHAPDGVLEAFEDQTHPFLLGVQWHPEDLVHEAPSAALFAALVQASS; via the coding sequence ATGGGCAGCCCACTGATTGGAGTCACCACGCGAACGTACTTCATCCGGCAGGGGGCGGGCGAGCCGCAGTCCGAGGTGAACCTCGCCGCCTGCACCTACATCCGCGCCGTCGAGCAGGCGGGCGGCGTGCCCGTGCTCCTTCCGCTCGTGGCCGATGAAGAAGCGATCCGGCGTCTCCTCGACCTCGTCGGCGGCGTCATCCTCACCGGCGGCTGGGACATTGACCCCGGCCTGTACGGCCAGGAGCCACACGAGATGTTGCAGAAGATCGACGTGCGCAAGGACGAGATGGAGCGGGTGCTCGCGGACATGCTGCTCGACGAGCCGAAGCCTGTCCTCGCCATCTGCCGCGGGGCCGGGATGCTCAACATCGCCGCCGGCGGCACGCTGCACCAGGACATCTCGCTCGCCGTCGAGAAGCCGGTCAAGCACGACTACCACTCCGCAACGCCGACGGCCGCGCACTCGGTGCGCATCGAGGCCCGATCGAGGCTTGCGCGCATCGTCGGCGGCACCGAGCTTCGCGTCAACAGCCTTCACCACCAGTGCATCGCCCGTCTGGCCGAGCGGTTCGTGCCGACGGCCCACGCGCCCGACGGCGTGCTCGAAGCGTTCGAGGACCAAACGCACCCGTTTCTGCTCGGCGTGCAGTGGCATCCCGAAGACCTCGTCCACGAAGCGCCATCGGCGGCGCTGTTCGCCGCGCTCGTCCAGGCGTCGTCGTAA